TGGGAAAATGTAGCTGGGGAATATGAGGATAAGAACATTTGTTTATAGGTTGAAGTTCTACTAAGAGCTGCTTATTGGTTATCATTTAAGTAAgagtgttttttattcattatataTTGTGTATATTGTCCAATGTTATGatcttaaatgtgtgtgtgttttagtgatGTATTAGTTGGTTGTGTTACAGTAAGTACTATTTATCtgctttgtcttgtgtttgattttttttttttttgggtgtgttcatgttttcaagCAGGGGAGGGAGACTAAcccagaggagggggaggagggggaggaggaggcctcAGCTTCCCATTTGCAGAGACTGAGGACTACAGCGACCAAGCTGTTCCAGCTGAACCAAGCCATCAGACAGCTGCATTCCTCCCTGTCTGCTGCCCTGCGAGGTGAAACTGACGTACTCACAGCCTAGATTTTTAGCTAAAACTCTTCGCCAGTGTACAGTACACATCCCTCGGTCAAAAGCAGTAGAAGAAACAGCAGGTCAGGGCCAAAACCAGTTGTTCTTGCTGTTTGTCCTTCATAAAGATGTTTTTCTCAACGCCCAGTTTACAGTATAATACAGCAAAGAGGCCACAATCTGATTTGTAAAACATCACTCatacatcattttcatttcaatcagTTGCATCAAAGTAAGTAGTTCTGTACCAACTTAACAAGTGAATAACTCCATTCACTAGTGCATTAGTGCTGTAACAGGTGCAGCTTTCGTGGGTGGCCTGTGCCAATCAAAGCTTATGCAATTGTATAATgtaacatttatttcttttctcatcATCATTGCTATTACATCTGTTATTTGTTTATGTAGtaatttttgattaaaaatgtacattttaagaCTTCCTATGGTTGGTTAGCTGGTAAAGTGGCTGGCAGCATGGACACCACCCTCAGCCAAAATTGACCAGATTATTGTTGTCAGTGTCACTTCTTCTATATGACTGTTGTCTTTCCTCCAGGAAAAGATAGAGACTCcaacctcagcagcagcagagagctgatctcctcctctgccaaGGCTGTCGATGAGCTGATCACTGGTCTGTCCAGGGAGGGAGCACTGGCGCTGGCCCTGCAGCCTCCCTTACTTCAGACCATTGTGGCTGCACGAGACGAGCTCCACTCCGCCCTGCagtccctgtcctcctcctggaACCAACAGGGAGCAGGAGAAAGCAGAAACTCTGCCGCTTCTGACAAGAGCACAGGAGATGAAATCTTAACTAAAGAGAGTGCTGCCACTCACAGCACCGATAGAAATCAAGTTGTGAATAAGATTGTGTACTCTCTCCCTCCAGGTTCGTTGTCCAAAGGCAGCCCACACTGGGTGTGATGTGCATTTATcccctgtgcttttctttttgatgtGCTCACATCATGTACgattttactgtaaaaatgatATTGAGAAAACTTTGAAGTAAGCCTCCTGCTGGTAATTACAGGTGGGTCATGCAGCAGACACTGCAGAGACTCTTTACCATTGCCATTCaagttgataaaaaaaaaaatgtggcatTCACATACAGCCAACTTTGCCTTCTAAATTTTAGTAATGTCTACATATTTTCAtggattattttttaattacaaggaaaataataaatacaggCAAACATTTAATACATATGTAGACATTTCAAATCTACAGCAGTAGTTCCTGTCTTAGTATCACTTCTGATATGGTACAGAAAGCACTGCTAACAGTAAACCTTGATGGATATGGATGGAATTAGGAGCAGTAATTGGCTGTAAGGAGAATGTTCACTTATGCTGTACCAGGCCTTCTCTGTTGTACTAATTTTCAGAGGCCACTAAGTTATTCttggttgcattttttttaattaattcaaacaTGCAAGATTTTAACATGCAGCAGCTCAGGTAATGTTTTGGAAAAATAATGGCAGCcttctcccttttctctgctgtatGGTTTCTTTCTTGTGTGAagatgtattttgttttcatatttgcatAACGTTTTGCTCTTTGATGGTATATAACACTGCAACAATTTGCACTTAGAAGAGACTTGTATACTCTGTGTTTCTTCTTAATACACATAATACTCTCACAAAGCagtgtttatttgtccttttactgttttgtaatACTTGTTGAAAAGTTGATATATCAAAATAATGTAGCAACTTGTGCTTCTGCAATAAATTCACGTGGCTTGATTTGACCCCAACCTTTCATATTGCAGGTCACTACTCAGTAAAGCGTGGACTCCTGGTGAAGGCTGCACCTATAAGATTTGTATTAGCTGTAACAAAGTCAGTGCATTGTAATTGGGGATTGTTTATTGTGTTTAGGAAAACATTCATATACACTGACCTTACTTGGGCTGCCTTGTAGTGAGTTAAATGCTTAAATAATTTGAAAAGTGTCCACAAGAttacacactgacctctgaaatacattttgttcTTGTAATTCACACTTGGTAAGGTATTATTTGTCTGTTGTAGATGGACTGTGAGACCTGCAAATTAATCTTTATACATGAATCTCACTGTGTTATGGGAATGGGAAATTAGATAAACGTAAGGCTGCTTCCATTAACTTGATTcacatttatttgtatattatgTCATTGTGGAAGCCTCTAGCTTGAGTTGACGCCCTGAAAGCCACTCAAGGGCTCCCGGAGGTCCTTGAACCCTACTTTTGGTAACCCTCTGCTCGCTGCAGGTCACACccactcctcctctgcagctttctCTGCATCCTCCCCTCATGCTGTAAGCAGTCAGTTTCCGCCAGGGTTCCTTCTGTACTTCAGAGACGGACTGACAGAGCACAGCTGACAAGAAGACATACATTGAGTAACCTTACAACTAGTGGaaatagaaaacaacaacaacaacaaaaaaacgtAGTTTTAAGGAGTGGTTGCATGCTGCGTTCACAGACACGACGGGATTGGAATGAGAAGACGCGCAAAAAAAGTTTTTAGCAAGACAAATAATTCAGGTAAAACAATTTATGTCTTATGTTTTATTATGCCTGACCGACAGAAGAAAGCCTCGTACGATGAAACagaatttcattttgattttatttctcaGCTAATgaagatgttgttgttttttttcaggatgCACTGGTTACTATTCACCAGTTTAGGCCTGCTTGTAAGTACTTAATCTTTGTATTTACGTTTTCACTTTACATTTTAGACATATTGTCGGCTTTTAGCAACATTTTTCAGAGCTGTGTAAAACGCCCACATCCCAGTAGCTTCCATTTTTCTGACTCATTCCTCAACGACAATTAGACACCCAGCGTGATCACACGTGTGTTATGGCTGTTTTTTCAACCGCTCTTACAGGTGTGAAAATGTAAGGAAAAGCCATAATAATGCCATGAACTGAAACCGGTTCTGTCGTTATGGatggttttctgtctttctattAATATTTGTGGAATTTAAAATGAGATTCTTATTGCCTTATTGCACGTTTTCTGTATTAATTACACTGATTTATATTCCTGGACTAATAGTCTGTAGTTTCCTGTTGGAAAGTCATTTGTTGCGAGTGTAAATACTCGCTTCTGATTGGCTAGAAAGTCGATCAAGATCAGGGCTCAGGTCCTTGTGTTCTGAATTACTGCGCAATTAAAATTGCATGCTCTCTAATACTAATTTAATGGTATGGCTCACTGTTTAAATTAGTCAGGGATTCAATTTATTCCAAaggttacattttttttatttgatccATGAGTGCTATAATACATGGTGCTAAGTTATGATAGACAACAACTAGCTAACTAACCAACTTGGTGGAGGAATCACAGGCGTTCTTCGTCCCTCCCTCGTTCATAAACACATCTTCCGTTAATTAGGACACCTGTTGTGTTTATCTTATTAGGAAAGAAAATACCTTCAGTGATGAGCTAAACTTGAACTTGCTGTatgtttcaggtttgttttcacagctATATATCAGGTGAGTCACCTTTTATTTCTCTAAAGTTAAACACCTTTTCATTTAAGAAGGCCAGACAAAGGCGCCCGTTAACTTTATACCAAGTAACTGGCTAACTTAGCTAGTGTACCACACCTAGCAAGTAGCGCTGTCCTTAACTGCTAACTACTAAGATAGAGGTTTCACTAAAGATAAGAGGCTAGTTAGCATCAATGCTTAAGTTCCTTAAAGCATTGTCATCTAAATGTGATTTTCTCACTTACCTGCTGCTAGCGGGGTCATGAGAAAAAAATGGCGgcagacacaaacatcagatctgtgtggactAATGGAGAGGCTGTAATGTGCCTGAAAGAATGCATAAAATAAGCTTAAATGGCACATTTCCATCGTGTTTCCCAttgtttgaggtttgactggtgcCCTTTTCATTACATCCTCTTCCGCAATGGTTCAACATGTTTGCATAAcagtagtggatggaaatgcacATCAGTTCACCTTCCCTTTGGTTAATCTTCTATAAGTGTATGTACATTTAGATGGAGATTTGACTTGTGTATGGAACAGACGCAAGTGTTCAACAgtgtgttacctgtctgtcATAGCTCAACAGAAAGGCTTGGTACATTTCCATCATCTCTTGGCTGGTGGCTGGCTGTAAATTCTGAATGAAAGCCCGACTTGAGCTTTCTATAGGTGTCACTAGTATTATTtgtatagtaaaaaaaaaaaatgtacgTGGGAAATGCAGCAATCTGTCAAATTTGTTCTCACATTATCAGTCATTTTAGTTTAAACAGTGGTGCTGTTCTATCACTTTAAGATGCCAAAGCGTAGCATGACATCCCAGATATCCCAGATCTATCAGTCACAGCCTGAATTTTTACCAGTGCTGTCTGCTTTGTATCTCTCCACcaatttcttcttttcttcttgttgaACAGCTTTTACGGTGCAAACCAGGACTCTGACATACGATGAATCCTACTATGAGTATGTGCCTGATCGCCTGCAGTGGAACAGTGCAGGGGAACTGTGCAGTCAGCGCTCTGGGGCTTTAGCCACTGTCTCCAACTCAGTAGAGAAGCAAGAGCTAACcagctttttaaaatccttGAACATCTCTCAGCCCGTGTGGATTGCCAGGAAAGTCATGACACATCTGACAAGTAGGTTCAGTTTGCCATTTGTGACACCTAAAATGAATGTATTagcaccttttcttttttaatagtaggctcattgtttttctcatttccttaCGCGCTGACTTGAAATGTAATAGAATATAAGATCAGACTTACTATGCTCCCACATAACAGTCTTAGCTACAGTAAATAGAGAGTGTTTATAGTAGGAATAAGACCACAAAGTGCAATTTTATGATTAGTTTCGATCTTTTCCTTGAGCTGTACCAAGATTTTTCCTTCATAGTAAtgcctctttcttctctctgtttgggGTGAAACCAAAGGTTCATTCCAGACCCTGATTCTGGAGTTCACCGGGCGCTCGGACAGGAAGAATGCACGTCTCCTACATAAGTTCCCCTCCATGGGCTCAGTGACTGTTTGCACACGTCTGCGCTTTGATCCAAATTGCTTTGGAATTTCCACCATCTTCTCTTATTCCATCCAGTCATATATTAATGAATTCCAGCTCCGTGCAAATCTGATCCAGGGCAAGCTTGTTCAGCTGGCTCTGCTGGTCCATGGCATTCATGGACCTTATCATGAAGCCTTCGACCATGACGACTCATGGCACTCGGTGTGCGTTTCTTGGACTCAGAATGGTGGACGCTGGGCACTATTTAGTCATGGCCAGTTGGTCTCTAGGGGTGATGGCCTAAACAGTTCTGACAGCGTTGGTCGTGACGGCCTTTTCATTATTGGACAGGAGCAGGATACCTTTGGAGGCTCTTTTAAGAAGGATGAGTCCTTCTCAGGgagcatcacagagctgcacataTGGGATCGTGTACTGAACAGCAGCGAAATCTACACCATGGAAAATGAGTGTTCACCCATTTCCTCTGGGCTGGTGTTCAAGTGGAGTGGAGCAGCCATGGAAATTGAGTCCTCCCTTACGAAGCTCTGGAGAGACAACCCATGTCAAGGTACATTTATTAGGACGCAGCATGACGGTAGGGGAAGAAGCTGAAGGGTTGCCAGAACCTAAATCAAGCTAATTTAATCCAGGGAAGTGCAGGAATAGTTTACACCGtaaaagacagaagaaacatCTATCCACAAGGTCCATTGGTATAGTTCAGCATTACTTTCAAATTCTGTTTACAGTTTAGCTACTTTGGCACTAGGGCTGGGTGGGGTTGctatgcagaaaaaaaaacaatcacacagaGACCATTTGAAAGTCATTTTGGACTACTCACTTTTCAGTAACATGCCAAGATTTGAGCTGGCTTGATGTGGTAACTCCACCCATCTGGCATTCCAAGCAGGATAAAATAAATGCTATGAATAAATTACAGATACatctgctctgtctctttcatcttcctctACATCCACACTCCCCTAATCTCTCTTATTAGGTCCAATCATGATGACATTAATGTTCGGTGTTGTCAACAACATATGACTGTTTCAGAGTAATTTAAGGAAACATCCTGATCTATAGCTGCAATGCCTCAGTGTTTTAAAAGACAGGCAAACTGCGAAGTTCACTCACTTTGTTAGATTATTTTTTGTAGAGTAAGTTATTCCACCTGACCCTTAAGTTTATTTTGAAGCTTCTCTccattacatacagtaaatacaccAAACTGGCAGCTTTTCAAATCAGTTTGGGCTTTCTACTGCGTTAccaaacactgaataaacatCATAAACACCATTcatcaacaataaacatcactaaaacaagaacaataattgtgttttcagttattaACTGTGAATAACCTATATTGCATTAGGTTATTGCGTATGCACACGGTAGCTGCTTTGTAAATTCAGTGCTATTATTGGTCCACCCTACCCTAGTTATATTACACCATGTAATTGTGTTTTGTaggaaaatataaatataattttagGACTTGGTGTTGGCAGATACTCATTAAATGACTCAGATAGGGATCATTGAAAAAGCTTGATCAGGATATCCCTAATCCCCTCTGAATTTGTGTTATGCTTTGGCAACCCTTCATATACTcgaagtaaacacacacacaaacacacacaatttttcTTTCCCGCATTAAGAATGACTAAGTTTATTGAGAttgaaggaaagaggaaattTCTGTCTCCCTTGCTCTCTCTTGCTTTCACCCTCCAATGAATAGGGGAGATGGTGACCAAGTTGTAATTGGCAGACGGTAGGGCTTCTAATGGTTCTTGTAAATGTTTTGTGACTCACGTCACTCTGAATCCCACCCTTCAAAACAAACTTCTCCCGTTCTGACATCATGCTCCCCAGTGAGTAATGAGAATCCAAAACACTGACTCCCCCTCCTGGAACTGAACACGCAGAAAGAATAGTGAGCTTGCACTCCTTCAGTGATTTTTCAGTTACAGAGTAGGAATTAATGTGCCGATCTGAAGATCAGCTTACAGACAGTCAGGGTTTGTGTACAACAGCTTTTTAAGGGCTTGCTGTTGCCAGGATTGATCCTTCCATCTTTCAGTTATAAGACTTTAACTAACACGACAGAACCTGGTGCCAGGGTTGGAAATTAGCACCCGCCAACAGCCAAATGCAGATGAATTTGTAAAGTAGGTAGTGAAATTGATAAACCTAGCGGTCGCTGTGGCTGGTGAACAAAGGTGGTGTATACAGTTAGTTGTACATTAGCCATAGAGACAGCAGATCAGAAATTATTTGGGTCATTATTGAACATACTGACAACTTACTTAACTAAGTACAGCTTTTTGGCTGAAGGAGTTTTAGCTCAGCAACAACTTTATGGAGGTAATGTTTGGGAGTGGGggtaataattaaataataaatataataataaaaaaataattccattACATACAAACATGTAATAATGcaatttagtttttaatttactgtcaatgtgtttgtttttgtggctaATGAAACCTGCCTTGAATTATACCTTGATGAGCTATTTGATATTTTGTCTGTGCAAGACTTCTGAAGTTTAACATTATCCATAATATCCATAATACTGCAACTAGACATGACAATCAGTGTTGACgtgtctctctttcatttgtaaaaatgaataatctTCAccattttcttcactttcttaGCAAATCTGTTCTTGGATTCCCTCCTAGACGGAAATTCTTTGCAGAATCAAAGTTTGCCCTTTGAGTTGTTCCACAGCCCTCAGTCTGACGAGGATTGTGGCATCTTTGACCCTGTTATTGAGAGCTGGGGCGAAGTCAAGTGTGACTCATTCAGAGGTGCTGTCTGCCAGTTTAAGAAAGGTAccaatgtaataataataataataaagccaATGAATTTGTATGCACTTTATTCTTGATGCAACGTGATGATTTGGTCTGATTTATCTAAACTTAGAGACCTTGAAAATAGAGCATTACCTTAGCATTGCCATGCAAATAAATACCATGGTTGccaatttatttgttgttgacAGTGCCAACATAgcaaagacatttatttaaatgtctATGACTGCAATATGTTGTGTTACTCAGTAACAGACTAAATTTATTGCattatgtttgtctctgttccTGTTTGCAGACGTGCTGGATGTTATCTCTTTGCCAAAGACACCATTCTTTAGTAGATTGAGCAAGAATCCTCTGACCAAACCTGTGAGTTGGACAGTTTAGGTGTAGCACATCATCACTTTAGTTCTTTCTATTTTAGTAGATCTTGTGACAGTCAGGAAAGTagtaaccttttttttttttttgcacttccCCAAGTGGATATTGTTTATCATAACTAACAGGGTCAAAATCCTAGAGTGAATGGAATTGACTGTGGTCCTGAGGTGTGTAGACAGGGAATTAGTCATTTAGCAGCATTACAACCATCTTTTATAGGTAATAAAGTTTGTATTTATCTATCCGTCTTTTCCGCAGGTGATGGAAGAGCTGAGCGGTAACACCTCTTGGGACAGAGACCTGACTTTGCTGCGGCAGCTGACCCAGGCTGTTCTGCATACTTTGGAGGCCGGTGGCCCAAACCTCCTCACCTCCAGCGATGTCCTCTACCTCACCCAGATGATTGAGATGGACCTGACTGCACTCGCTAGCGCTCACTCTGCCAGAGTCGATGCAGCAGAGGTCATGGTGTCCATTGCTACCAACTACGTAAAGATGGCAAGTTTGATGCTGGAGCCCCACATGGCTACACAGTGGATGGGCCTGACAGAAGACGGGGTGAGGGAATGACCTGTGTTTATACCAAGGAAAGTTGTCCTTTCTCCTCCACGAATCACAGTCTGACTTTATGTTGTTGGGTCTGTATTTCTTGTACAGGTCAGTGTGGGGCCATTTAATGTTGTCAAGAGCATTGACAATCTCACTGAAATTCTTGCAGACATGCTATCTGCTGAGGGAAGAGGCTTCACTCTTTCAACCAAGAACATAGGTAATGTCTTcaaagaaaatattgattagctGTCAGTGTTTAGTTCAAAATACAGGCAGCATTATTTCAGTGGTGATCAAAGTTTATGGAGAAACTGTAGGTAGGTGCGAAATAGGATTTCAGCGCAGGTCATTTTATTCACAGAACTGTatgacacatttcactcaaagaaaaatggcagcattATTGTGATGTGGAGATCAGTActgcattttctatttttttcttgtttgtttatattaGGGCTATTGTAGCTTTTTATATGATATTCCACTCCTCCATCGCCTTGTGTTTGCAGTTGTTTCATGGTCAGAAGTCAGGGAATAATTTGTGTACCATATGTAATGTTAATGACCGAAATCGTTGGTAGGTCTTTTTGTAACACTGATACATAAAAAAAGATTGTTGCATTTCTGTTCATGGTTGCTATTATTGTTAATCTGTCTCTATTGTCTCAGTgtcttttgctgtctttgttgCCAGATGTGTACATGAAGTGGCAGAAGCTGTCTGACGAGAGCTGTCGACACGTCTTCAAGCCATCTGCGGTCGGCTCTCACACCGCCAGCAGCAGTGGTCAGAATGAGTTGCTTATCCCTGACACTGAGCTCCAGAGGATGCACACACTGggtaggaaacacacacacactaatgcattTGTTGTGCAGTCTAActgaaatgagaagaaaaaaaaatgctcaaacaCTCAAAATTTAATTGCCATTTTTACTACCGTCTTATGGCTAAAGAATTGTAATAACTTCAAAGTAAAACCCCTGTACTCATCtatcacataaataaaatactaACTGAATCAACTCATGTTAAAGTTGCTGTAGATCTTTTACAATGCGAGTTTGTCTAAATACTTGCAgcatatttaaatataaatataatcaaaataaaatcctcctctctctctaaccAGGATACAAAGAATTGATGTTTATTCATACCCACTACAGTCATTTGAGTGAGATTGTGTCTGGAGCCGAGGAGCCTGCACTGAGTCACCAAGAGAAAGTTAAAAGGTTGGCTATAGTTTTCCTGATGATTCTCTTACAGCAGGGGTTGGGAACCTTTTTGGatgagagagccatgaacaccacatatttttgaatgaaattccaggagagccatacaatatgtttaaaactaaaaatacaagtaggatatttcgatgcaaatgcagcatgtaTAATATAAAGCGGCGTGTGTCGACGTGCCGCTTTATATTTGACCGCttcatagatgcaattttatcattgcatattagacacaccgcagaaccagctttctccacaaaggcaaattcctctgtccattcctgcAGAAAAGTACGATACtcgtcgtctttttttcttttagccatcttctcagaagcgtgtcaaaaattagttagctgacagcgggattaacgacaAGCCGTAGTGCGCCcatgcgcacatcgaccgctattttcgacagcaaaatacggcagcctcacttaaacagtgcctgtcactacccgatctgcgttgcctcatctgcgttgcctttgtgattgatggatagatagataaatagatagacacaacgacatgtatgtttgccactttcccactgaaatgactgcgaaccggctttctagtcgctggctcgcgcgtgcgcaaaggatttgtctgcgagccagatgcggccgtcaaaagagccacatctggctcgcgagccattggttcccgacccctgtCTTACAGTCTACTTGTAGACCATTCTTAGCCATTTCACAGACGCTCACGAACACAAACATGCTCATTAGTAGCATATTGTATTCGCAATAAAAGTAATAGCTCATCAGTTCTGGAAAATAGTCGCTACAGTATAAGCATCTCATCTGCAGAAACCACAATGTTTAATGTGAGATACAGTAAaagtaatttattaaaaatggCCCATATTTGCTCGAATCTAAGTGAAGACATGTAAACTCTATTCTAATGTACTTACCTTCTTTTTCCATCTGGTGTCAAATTCAGCACTAATTTTAGATATCATTTTTAGCGTTTCTCACTAAGCAAAGCATCGCCACCTCATGCCATATAATGTGGAAGCGTGTTACCGAATGTCAAACTACTTTCAAACCATATTTAAAGTTAAAGAACTGTCATTGCCTCCGGCCCTTTGgctacaaaaatgaaaaatttgtCATTTGAAGACATTATGACAAGAATGTACTTCACTTAAGCAGATTGAGTAGTATTAGAGCAGATTGGTAGACTTGTTTAGTTTTTTGAACATGCCCTTATTCTATAATAACAGGCCAAAAATAAACCAGTAAGGAGTAAGGTGTGCTTGCACTTCtactttcatcattttcaaagaGAAGGGAACATTCAGAGAGTTGATACCAGTAGTTTGGATTGAAgcttttcatgtatttatgatCTTTCAAGTTGTGAGACAGATGTAAGTGCTAACCATTGCCTGCTTTCCCAGAATCCTCCCAGGTCACCTGGCTTCTGCTGTCATATCAGCCACCGTCCGTGATGCCTCCAAGGCCCAAACAATCCCTGTGGCCGTCGAATATACCCTTTTCTCATCACATGTGGTATTGTCCATTGTATAGGGGGGCGATTATTATGCTCATCATATCAGCTATACATATTTGAACATCATGACTGATTGAACAAGGTTAGACCAAGTCAGTTCTACTCTGGAGCAACCAGACAGCCCGTTGACAGTCAAGTGATAAAATCATGTAGTATATGAGGTTTAGGAGTGTAAAATTGGTTCTGCAATGTACAGCTTGTTTAGATGAACACTTTTCAGTACAGCTTTGCTTTTTGAAAGTTCTCAGAAGATTCATATCTGGCTTGAAACTGAAATCCATGCTGATGGCAGAAATTTTATAAAAAGTAACCCTTCCTTAGGGATAGCAGTTGAAATGTAGTTGTTGACCAAATGCAATATGTTACTACACACAGATTTTAATCTCGCAGCCAGCACCACATGGCTTTTATCCATGTCCCTTTTGGCTGCTTAGTGGCTGAAGTAATATATAATGAGAGAAAATgccagaaagaaaacaagtgcaaacatgtgtttctgtttctagGTGGAGTATTCACAGCGTGTTACTCCTGTTTGTGCCTTTTGGAACTTCAGCTTGGTGTAAGTTTGATAAACAACACAGTCACATGAACTGCCCTGATAACTTAATGTGTTACTGCGATAAGAGATTGAGACTGTTGGAGTAAATGATGAACTGGTGGTCTCTTGTTGTTTTCTATTAATTTTTCATACATATTTCACTCTTTGATTCTGTTTATCTTTAATATTGAACACAACGatcctcagacagacagatatgaaaCCCTTATACTGTATACTTAACCCCTCATGTTTAATACTAAATGTCTCTTCTCACTGGAACTAatagtgaatgtgtgtttatgtgtgtctttgcttgTGTATTGTGCTGTATAGGCATAATCATACCAACAGCTGGTCCGGCGATGGTTGCAGGGTGACCTTTGCCGGCTCtggtgtcacttcctgtctatGTAACCACACCACAAACTTTGCAGTGCTAATGAATTACCTGGAGTCGAAGGTAACTCATGAGATGCGATGGAATGAGTGAAATCACACATACTGAATTGGAAGTTGCAAGATGGAAAATGTAAACTAATCAAATTTAAACTGTGGGTAAGGTAATGAGTGGTGTGGGGAAATTTTAGAACTGACATCTTGTTGATCATATGTGATATATATCTTAGTGGGGTGGGCAGTATACCCGTTTCACCACTGTCACGTTCTGCTCTTAATGGATTTGCAGTACCGTCAGTACTGTGACAAAGGgtttagcatattaaaaatgtgctttactgCGGCTGCAATAACATGCAGGTATGAATTTGGCATCAGCATATACCACTGCTAACTTAGCTGGTAGCATCAATTGTAGACCCACATGCTTGAACAGTGTTGAAGTATTTAATACTGAGGGACTGCCAAGAGAAACCATAAATGTTGGGCATCATTTGCAGCAATAACCACAGTAGTAGCTTGGATTTTCATCATTCTGTGTTGTCTTGCATAGCCAGGTGTAAAATTATCttcacacttcatactgcaacacaatcTCAGCTGTTTTGGTTATCACACTCAAACCCCCTCCGCTGCGCGCCGCAACGctatgtgtttttgttgctgccGTACGTGAATGTAGtgatgaacaaaataaaaactatgaTGTAAATTTTAGGTCATACCGCCCACCCCTACATCTAAGTCTAAATGTGAAATCTGTATCC
This DNA window, taken from Chelmon rostratus isolate fCheRos1 chromosome 4, fCheRos1.pri, whole genome shotgun sequence, encodes the following:
- the LOC121605777 gene encoding adhesion G-protein coupled receptor D2; translation: MHWLLFTSLGLLVCFHSYISAFTVQTRTLTYDESYYEYVPDRLQWNSAGELCSQRSGALATVSNSVEKQELTSFLKSLNISQPVWIARKVMTHLTSSFQTLILEFTGRSDRKNARLLHKFPSMGSVTVCTRLRFDPNCFGISTIFSYSIQSYINEFQLRANLIQGKLVQLALLVHGIHGPYHEAFDHDDSWHSVCVSWTQNGGRWALFSHGQLVSRGDGLNSSDSVGRDGLFIIGQEQDTFGGSFKKDESFSGSITELHIWDRVLNSSEIYTMENECSPISSGLVFKWSGAAMEIESSLTKLWRDNPCQDGNSLQNQSLPFELFHSPQSDEDCGIFDPVIESWGEVKCDSFRGAVCQFKKDVLDVISLPKTPFFSRLSKNPLTKPVMEELSGNTSWDRDLTLLRQLTQAVLHTLEAGGPNLLTSSDVLYLTQMIEMDLTALASAHSARVDAAEVMVSIATNYVKMASLMLEPHMATQWMGLTEDGVSVGPFNVVKSIDNLTEILADMLSAEGRGFTLSTKNIDVYMKWQKLSDESCRHVFKPSAVGSHTASSSGQNELLIPDTELQRMHTLGYKELMFIHTHYSHLSEIVSGAEEPALSHQEKVKRILPGHLASAVISATVRDASKAQTIPVAVEYTLFSSHVVEYSQRVTPVCAFWNFSLVHNHTNSWSGDGCRVTFAGSGVTSCLCNHTTNFAVLMNYLESKWSPEEELILTKLTFIGSGASLCALVVTLMLFTVLDIPKSDRTSIHKNLFIALICAQVILLCSGSAIHNKVACTLVAALLHLFFMAAFSWMLVEGLLLWSKVVAVNLSEDRHMKYYYLIGWGLPVLIVTITLASASGKYSADGYCWLSVQNGVIWGFAGPVIFIIMVNIMVLTRVVVITISTAKRRSIMLAMGTSPAEQAYEQMRAAVKAVLVLLPILGLTWLCGVLVPFSIVMAYIFILLNSLQGLFIFLIYGVYNTEVRSTVNRIKERRKALNFSNCASSRPSSSVTSSRPVSFPLGTTPSQEEEATTTYTCSTTPGSGKEEERTRGQLSIPCAPERLENPMSQTSKGTHLHRKEPLSSEVDGLPAGCSLHVPMELEFAASCFPRSPAPQKSYGLVYVD